One part of the Carassius gibelio isolate Cgi1373 ecotype wild population from Czech Republic chromosome B6, carGib1.2-hapl.c, whole genome shotgun sequence genome encodes these proteins:
- the LOC127959769 gene encoding transcription factor Sp3-like isoform X1, protein MPPRIARRCAVPSCGKTQSLHCLPCDPNIRKEWMNFILDAVPDHVNKTLFICSLHFTADSFSNKSQFDAGFSERLKIKNDAVPSILEPTVMSQHTSPKTSREMGCQTEEPNTRDGECQTIQDLKQRGWKVEPKIETPEQSAKQQEMAALDVDSSQSDFLQPASGAHDQQTTDLTAIQLTGSSDRWEVLTSVGSVKDEPAVVQVPSGGLLGSNGQYVVPLQTMTGQTQPVFVTAGVDGTGANGVQYQVIPQLQGTDGASLSYAAPTADGSTLGTDITILPDGTQGIATATNANDLQGLLSQSGHMQQIPTISLAGSGFGAQGQVVANVGLPGNITLVPINSLSNVDLESLGLAGAQTIATSITADGQLIMTGPTTSTSENQGDSKCTESLNANDDNANAFVPTTTSSTTTSLPETIDGTGILTQATAVSAGQQDPSYIQQNHTAGGEPMVQLLTAQTADGAAQTLQSVQLLNAGTFLIQAQTVSPTGQIQWQTFQVQGVQNLQNLQLPAASGVSSPQITLAPVQTLSLGQTGTTGAVGQIPNLQTVTVNSVGQYQQDQNAESHSDIQIKEEPESDDWPNSTLNTSDLSHLRVRLVEEDKEGTGLEGKRLRRVACTCPNCKEAGGRGSSMGKKKQHICHIPGCGKVYGKTSHLRAHLRWHSGERPFICSWSYCGKRFTRSDELQRHRRTHTGEKKFVCPECSKRFMRSDHLAKHIKTHQNKKGLNSNTGASQTDAAASSDTIITGGGATLILTNLQQAGTQDLLSNSDLPLQLVTVSASEVME, encoded by the exons ATGCCTCCGAGGATAGCAAGACGTTGTGCAGTGCCAAGCTGTGGGAAAACACAGtctttgcattgccttccttGTGATCctaacattaggaaagagtggatgaattttattttggatgccgTTCCAGATCACGTCAATAAGACACTGTTTATTTGTTCGCTTCATTTTACTGCGGATTCATTTTCAAACAAGTCACAGTTTGATGCAGGCTTTTCAGAGAgactgaaaattaaaaatgatgcagtgccgtctataTTGGAACCGACAGTAATGTCGCaacacacaagt CCCAAGACAAGTCGTGAAATGGGTTGCCAGACGGAGGAGCCCAACACCAGAGATGGAGAATGCCAAACCATCCAAGACTTAAAGCAGCGTGGCTGGAAAGTAGAACCAAAGATTGAaa CCCCAGAACAGTCAGCCAAACAGCAGGAAATGGCTGCCTTGGACGTGGACAGCAGTCAGAGCGACTTTCTGCAGCCGGCCAGCGGCGCTCATGACCAG CAGACCACAGACCTCACGGCCATCCAGTTGACTGGCTCCTCTGATCGCTGGGAGGTTCTCACGTCTGTGGGCTCAGTGAAAGACGAGCCAGCAGTAGTGCAGGTACCCAGCGGAGGACTTCTGGGCAGCAACGGGCAGTATGTGGTGCCACTACAGACTATGACAGGGCAGACCCAGCCCGTTTTTGTAACTGCGGGGGTAGATGGCACTGGTGCCAATGGGGTGCAGTATCAGGTCATCCCTCAGCTGCAGGGGACAGATGGGGCATCACTAAGCTATGCTGCACCCACTGCAGATGGAAGCACGCTGGGTACTGACATTACTATCCTTCCGGATGGGACGCAGGGCATTGCTACAGCAACCAATGCTAATGACCTCCAGGGCCTACTGAGTCAAAGTGGGCACATGCAGCAGATTCCCACCATCTCACTGGCTGGCTCGGGGTTTGGCGCACAGGGCCAGGTTGTTGCTAATGTAGGGCTGCCGGGCAACATCACGCTAGTGCCGATAAATAGCTTGAGTAACGTGGATCTTGAGTCTTTGGGGTTGGCTGGTGCTCAGACCATAGCTACAAGCATTACTGCGGATGGCCAGCTCATCATGACTGGTCCCACCACCTCAACAAGCGAAAACCAGGGAGACAGCAAATGCACAGAGTCACTTAATGCCAACGACGATAACGCTAATGCCTTTGTGCCAACCACCACTTCTTCTACGACGACGTCGCTCCCTGAGACGATAGACGGGACTGGCATTCTCACTCAAGCCACTGCTGTATCAGCCGGGCAGCAGGATCCATCTTACATCCAGCAGAACCACACGGCTGGTGGTGAACCGATGGTGCAGCTCTTAACAGCGCAGACGGCGGATGGAGCGGCACAGACACTACAAAGCGTGCAGCTGTTGAATGCTGGTACGTTTCTGATCCAAGCCCAAACCGTCTCTCCCACCGGCCAGATCCAGTGGCAGACCTTCCAAGTTCAAGGGGTTCAGAACCTGCAGAATCTACAGCTGCCGGCTGCTAGTGGGGTCTCATCCCCTCAAATTACCCTTGCCCCTGTGCAGACCCTTTCTCTCGGGCAAACTGGCACCACGGGCGCAGTGGGACAGATCCCGAACCTTCAGACAGTCACTGTCAATTCTGTTGGCCAGTACCAGCAAGACCAGAACGCAGAAAGCCACTCAG ATATTCAAATTAAAGAGGAGCCGGAGTCAGATGACTGGCCAAATTCCACCCTGAACACCAGTGATTTGTCACATCTGCGTGTGCGGTTGGTTGAGGAGGATAAGGAGGGGACAGGCCTGGAGGGAAAGAGACTACGTAGAGTAGCCTGCACTTGCCCCAACTGCAAAGAGGCTGGAGGAAG AGGTTCAAGTATGGGAAAGAAGAAACAACACATTTGTCATATCCCAGGGTGCGGTAAAGTATATGGTAAGACATCTCACCTCCGAGCTCACCTGCGCTGGCATTCAGGAGAAAGACCCTTCATTTGCTCGTGGAGTTACTGTGGCAAGAGATTCACCCGCAGCGATGAACTCCAGCGTCACCGCAGAACACACACGG GAGAGAAGAAGTTTGTGTGCCCAGAGTGCTCAAAACGTTTCATGCGCAGCGACCATTTGGCCAAACACATTAAAACTCACCAGAACAAAAAAGGGCTGAACTCCAACACTGGGGCAAGTCAAACTGATGCTGCTGCCTCCTCGGACACCATCATCACCGGGGGCGGTGCCACTCTCATCCTCACCAATCTACAGCAGGCTGGCACCCAGGACCTTCTTTCAAACTCTGACCTCCCGCTCCAGTTGGTCACCGTGTCTGCCAGCGAGGTCATGGAGTGA
- the LOC127959769 gene encoding transcription factor Sp3-like isoform X2, with translation MPPRIARRCAVPSCGKTQSLHCLPCDPNIRKEWMNFILDAVPDHVNKTLFICSLHFTADSFSNKSQFDAGFSERLKIKNDAVPSILEPTVMSQHTSPKTSREMGCQTEEPNTRDGECQTIQDLKQRGWKVEPKIETPEQSAKQQEMAALDVDSSQSDFLQPASGAHDQTTDLTAIQLTGSSDRWEVLTSVGSVKDEPAVVQVPSGGLLGSNGQYVVPLQTMTGQTQPVFVTAGVDGTGANGVQYQVIPQLQGTDGASLSYAAPTADGSTLGTDITILPDGTQGIATATNANDLQGLLSQSGHMQQIPTISLAGSGFGAQGQVVANVGLPGNITLVPINSLSNVDLESLGLAGAQTIATSITADGQLIMTGPTTSTSENQGDSKCTESLNANDDNANAFVPTTTSSTTTSLPETIDGTGILTQATAVSAGQQDPSYIQQNHTAGGEPMVQLLTAQTADGAAQTLQSVQLLNAGTFLIQAQTVSPTGQIQWQTFQVQGVQNLQNLQLPAASGVSSPQITLAPVQTLSLGQTGTTGAVGQIPNLQTVTVNSVGQYQQDQNAESHSDIQIKEEPESDDWPNSTLNTSDLSHLRVRLVEEDKEGTGLEGKRLRRVACTCPNCKEAGGRGSSMGKKKQHICHIPGCGKVYGKTSHLRAHLRWHSGERPFICSWSYCGKRFTRSDELQRHRRTHTGEKKFVCPECSKRFMRSDHLAKHIKTHQNKKGLNSNTGASQTDAAASSDTIITGGGATLILTNLQQAGTQDLLSNSDLPLQLVTVSASEVME, from the exons ATGCCTCCGAGGATAGCAAGACGTTGTGCAGTGCCAAGCTGTGGGAAAACACAGtctttgcattgccttccttGTGATCctaacattaggaaagagtggatgaattttattttggatgccgTTCCAGATCACGTCAATAAGACACTGTTTATTTGTTCGCTTCATTTTACTGCGGATTCATTTTCAAACAAGTCACAGTTTGATGCAGGCTTTTCAGAGAgactgaaaattaaaaatgatgcagtgccgtctataTTGGAACCGACAGTAATGTCGCaacacacaagt CCCAAGACAAGTCGTGAAATGGGTTGCCAGACGGAGGAGCCCAACACCAGAGATGGAGAATGCCAAACCATCCAAGACTTAAAGCAGCGTGGCTGGAAAGTAGAACCAAAGATTGAaa CCCCAGAACAGTCAGCCAAACAGCAGGAAATGGCTGCCTTGGACGTGGACAGCAGTCAGAGCGACTTTCTGCAGCCGGCCAGCGGCGCTCATGACCAG ACCACAGACCTCACGGCCATCCAGTTGACTGGCTCCTCTGATCGCTGGGAGGTTCTCACGTCTGTGGGCTCAGTGAAAGACGAGCCAGCAGTAGTGCAGGTACCCAGCGGAGGACTTCTGGGCAGCAACGGGCAGTATGTGGTGCCACTACAGACTATGACAGGGCAGACCCAGCCCGTTTTTGTAACTGCGGGGGTAGATGGCACTGGTGCCAATGGGGTGCAGTATCAGGTCATCCCTCAGCTGCAGGGGACAGATGGGGCATCACTAAGCTATGCTGCACCCACTGCAGATGGAAGCACGCTGGGTACTGACATTACTATCCTTCCGGATGGGACGCAGGGCATTGCTACAGCAACCAATGCTAATGACCTCCAGGGCCTACTGAGTCAAAGTGGGCACATGCAGCAGATTCCCACCATCTCACTGGCTGGCTCGGGGTTTGGCGCACAGGGCCAGGTTGTTGCTAATGTAGGGCTGCCGGGCAACATCACGCTAGTGCCGATAAATAGCTTGAGTAACGTGGATCTTGAGTCTTTGGGGTTGGCTGGTGCTCAGACCATAGCTACAAGCATTACTGCGGATGGCCAGCTCATCATGACTGGTCCCACCACCTCAACAAGCGAAAACCAGGGAGACAGCAAATGCACAGAGTCACTTAATGCCAACGACGATAACGCTAATGCCTTTGTGCCAACCACCACTTCTTCTACGACGACGTCGCTCCCTGAGACGATAGACGGGACTGGCATTCTCACTCAAGCCACTGCTGTATCAGCCGGGCAGCAGGATCCATCTTACATCCAGCAGAACCACACGGCTGGTGGTGAACCGATGGTGCAGCTCTTAACAGCGCAGACGGCGGATGGAGCGGCACAGACACTACAAAGCGTGCAGCTGTTGAATGCTGGTACGTTTCTGATCCAAGCCCAAACCGTCTCTCCCACCGGCCAGATCCAGTGGCAGACCTTCCAAGTTCAAGGGGTTCAGAACCTGCAGAATCTACAGCTGCCGGCTGCTAGTGGGGTCTCATCCCCTCAAATTACCCTTGCCCCTGTGCAGACCCTTTCTCTCGGGCAAACTGGCACCACGGGCGCAGTGGGACAGATCCCGAACCTTCAGACAGTCACTGTCAATTCTGTTGGCCAGTACCAGCAAGACCAGAACGCAGAAAGCCACTCAG ATATTCAAATTAAAGAGGAGCCGGAGTCAGATGACTGGCCAAATTCCACCCTGAACACCAGTGATTTGTCACATCTGCGTGTGCGGTTGGTTGAGGAGGATAAGGAGGGGACAGGCCTGGAGGGAAAGAGACTACGTAGAGTAGCCTGCACTTGCCCCAACTGCAAAGAGGCTGGAGGAAG AGGTTCAAGTATGGGAAAGAAGAAACAACACATTTGTCATATCCCAGGGTGCGGTAAAGTATATGGTAAGACATCTCACCTCCGAGCTCACCTGCGCTGGCATTCAGGAGAAAGACCCTTCATTTGCTCGTGGAGTTACTGTGGCAAGAGATTCACCCGCAGCGATGAACTCCAGCGTCACCGCAGAACACACACGG GAGAGAAGAAGTTTGTGTGCCCAGAGTGCTCAAAACGTTTCATGCGCAGCGACCATTTGGCCAAACACATTAAAACTCACCAGAACAAAAAAGGGCTGAACTCCAACACTGGGGCAAGTCAAACTGATGCTGCTGCCTCCTCGGACACCATCATCACCGGGGGCGGTGCCACTCTCATCCTCACCAATCTACAGCAGGCTGGCACCCAGGACCTTCTTTCAAACTCTGACCTCCCGCTCCAGTTGGTCACCGTGTCTGCCAGCGAGGTCATGGAGTGA
- the LOC127959769 gene encoding transcription factor Sp3-like isoform X4, which produces MTAPEQSAKQQEMAALDVDSSQSDFLQPASGAHDQTTDLTAIQLTGSSDRWEVLTSVGSVKDEPAVVQVPSGGLLGSNGQYVVPLQTMTGQTQPVFVTAGVDGTGANGVQYQVIPQLQGTDGASLSYAAPTADGSTLGTDITILPDGTQGIATATNANDLQGLLSQSGHMQQIPTISLAGSGFGAQGQVVANVGLPGNITLVPINSLSNVDLESLGLAGAQTIATSITADGQLIMTGPTTSTSENQGDSKCTESLNANDDNANAFVPTTTSSTTTSLPETIDGTGILTQATAVSAGQQDPSYIQQNHTAGGEPMVQLLTAQTADGAAQTLQSVQLLNAGTFLIQAQTVSPTGQIQWQTFQVQGVQNLQNLQLPAASGVSSPQITLAPVQTLSLGQTGTTGAVGQIPNLQTVTVNSVGQYQQDQNAESHSDIQIKEEPESDDWPNSTLNTSDLSHLRVRLVEEDKEGTGLEGKRLRRVACTCPNCKEAGGRGSSMGKKKQHICHIPGCGKVYGKTSHLRAHLRWHSGERPFICSWSYCGKRFTRSDELQRHRRTHTGEKKFVCPECSKRFMRSDHLAKHIKTHQNKKGLNSNTGASQTDAAASSDTIITGGGATLILTNLQQAGTQDLLSNSDLPLQLVTVSASEVME; this is translated from the exons ATGACTG CCCCAGAACAGTCAGCCAAACAGCAGGAAATGGCTGCCTTGGACGTGGACAGCAGTCAGAGCGACTTTCTGCAGCCGGCCAGCGGCGCTCATGACCAG ACCACAGACCTCACGGCCATCCAGTTGACTGGCTCCTCTGATCGCTGGGAGGTTCTCACGTCTGTGGGCTCAGTGAAAGACGAGCCAGCAGTAGTGCAGGTACCCAGCGGAGGACTTCTGGGCAGCAACGGGCAGTATGTGGTGCCACTACAGACTATGACAGGGCAGACCCAGCCCGTTTTTGTAACTGCGGGGGTAGATGGCACTGGTGCCAATGGGGTGCAGTATCAGGTCATCCCTCAGCTGCAGGGGACAGATGGGGCATCACTAAGCTATGCTGCACCCACTGCAGATGGAAGCACGCTGGGTACTGACATTACTATCCTTCCGGATGGGACGCAGGGCATTGCTACAGCAACCAATGCTAATGACCTCCAGGGCCTACTGAGTCAAAGTGGGCACATGCAGCAGATTCCCACCATCTCACTGGCTGGCTCGGGGTTTGGCGCACAGGGCCAGGTTGTTGCTAATGTAGGGCTGCCGGGCAACATCACGCTAGTGCCGATAAATAGCTTGAGTAACGTGGATCTTGAGTCTTTGGGGTTGGCTGGTGCTCAGACCATAGCTACAAGCATTACTGCGGATGGCCAGCTCATCATGACTGGTCCCACCACCTCAACAAGCGAAAACCAGGGAGACAGCAAATGCACAGAGTCACTTAATGCCAACGACGATAACGCTAATGCCTTTGTGCCAACCACCACTTCTTCTACGACGACGTCGCTCCCTGAGACGATAGACGGGACTGGCATTCTCACTCAAGCCACTGCTGTATCAGCCGGGCAGCAGGATCCATCTTACATCCAGCAGAACCACACGGCTGGTGGTGAACCGATGGTGCAGCTCTTAACAGCGCAGACGGCGGATGGAGCGGCACAGACACTACAAAGCGTGCAGCTGTTGAATGCTGGTACGTTTCTGATCCAAGCCCAAACCGTCTCTCCCACCGGCCAGATCCAGTGGCAGACCTTCCAAGTTCAAGGGGTTCAGAACCTGCAGAATCTACAGCTGCCGGCTGCTAGTGGGGTCTCATCCCCTCAAATTACCCTTGCCCCTGTGCAGACCCTTTCTCTCGGGCAAACTGGCACCACGGGCGCAGTGGGACAGATCCCGAACCTTCAGACAGTCACTGTCAATTCTGTTGGCCAGTACCAGCAAGACCAGAACGCAGAAAGCCACTCAG ATATTCAAATTAAAGAGGAGCCGGAGTCAGATGACTGGCCAAATTCCACCCTGAACACCAGTGATTTGTCACATCTGCGTGTGCGGTTGGTTGAGGAGGATAAGGAGGGGACAGGCCTGGAGGGAAAGAGACTACGTAGAGTAGCCTGCACTTGCCCCAACTGCAAAGAGGCTGGAGGAAG AGGTTCAAGTATGGGAAAGAAGAAACAACACATTTGTCATATCCCAGGGTGCGGTAAAGTATATGGTAAGACATCTCACCTCCGAGCTCACCTGCGCTGGCATTCAGGAGAAAGACCCTTCATTTGCTCGTGGAGTTACTGTGGCAAGAGATTCACCCGCAGCGATGAACTCCAGCGTCACCGCAGAACACACACGG GAGAGAAGAAGTTTGTGTGCCCAGAGTGCTCAAAACGTTTCATGCGCAGCGACCATTTGGCCAAACACATTAAAACTCACCAGAACAAAAAAGGGCTGAACTCCAACACTGGGGCAAGTCAAACTGATGCTGCTGCCTCCTCGGACACCATCATCACCGGGGGCGGTGCCACTCTCATCCTCACCAATCTACAGCAGGCTGGCACCCAGGACCTTCTTTCAAACTCTGACCTCCCGCTCCAGTTGGTCACCGTGTCTGCCAGCGAGGTCATGGAGTGA
- the LOC127959769 gene encoding transcription factor Sp3-like isoform X3, translating into MTAPEQSAKQQEMAALDVDSSQSDFLQPASGAHDQQTTDLTAIQLTGSSDRWEVLTSVGSVKDEPAVVQVPSGGLLGSNGQYVVPLQTMTGQTQPVFVTAGVDGTGANGVQYQVIPQLQGTDGASLSYAAPTADGSTLGTDITILPDGTQGIATATNANDLQGLLSQSGHMQQIPTISLAGSGFGAQGQVVANVGLPGNITLVPINSLSNVDLESLGLAGAQTIATSITADGQLIMTGPTTSTSENQGDSKCTESLNANDDNANAFVPTTTSSTTTSLPETIDGTGILTQATAVSAGQQDPSYIQQNHTAGGEPMVQLLTAQTADGAAQTLQSVQLLNAGTFLIQAQTVSPTGQIQWQTFQVQGVQNLQNLQLPAASGVSSPQITLAPVQTLSLGQTGTTGAVGQIPNLQTVTVNSVGQYQQDQNAESHSDIQIKEEPESDDWPNSTLNTSDLSHLRVRLVEEDKEGTGLEGKRLRRVACTCPNCKEAGGRGSSMGKKKQHICHIPGCGKVYGKTSHLRAHLRWHSGERPFICSWSYCGKRFTRSDELQRHRRTHTGEKKFVCPECSKRFMRSDHLAKHIKTHQNKKGLNSNTGASQTDAAASSDTIITGGGATLILTNLQQAGTQDLLSNSDLPLQLVTVSASEVME; encoded by the exons ATGACTG CCCCAGAACAGTCAGCCAAACAGCAGGAAATGGCTGCCTTGGACGTGGACAGCAGTCAGAGCGACTTTCTGCAGCCGGCCAGCGGCGCTCATGACCAG CAGACCACAGACCTCACGGCCATCCAGTTGACTGGCTCCTCTGATCGCTGGGAGGTTCTCACGTCTGTGGGCTCAGTGAAAGACGAGCCAGCAGTAGTGCAGGTACCCAGCGGAGGACTTCTGGGCAGCAACGGGCAGTATGTGGTGCCACTACAGACTATGACAGGGCAGACCCAGCCCGTTTTTGTAACTGCGGGGGTAGATGGCACTGGTGCCAATGGGGTGCAGTATCAGGTCATCCCTCAGCTGCAGGGGACAGATGGGGCATCACTAAGCTATGCTGCACCCACTGCAGATGGAAGCACGCTGGGTACTGACATTACTATCCTTCCGGATGGGACGCAGGGCATTGCTACAGCAACCAATGCTAATGACCTCCAGGGCCTACTGAGTCAAAGTGGGCACATGCAGCAGATTCCCACCATCTCACTGGCTGGCTCGGGGTTTGGCGCACAGGGCCAGGTTGTTGCTAATGTAGGGCTGCCGGGCAACATCACGCTAGTGCCGATAAATAGCTTGAGTAACGTGGATCTTGAGTCTTTGGGGTTGGCTGGTGCTCAGACCATAGCTACAAGCATTACTGCGGATGGCCAGCTCATCATGACTGGTCCCACCACCTCAACAAGCGAAAACCAGGGAGACAGCAAATGCACAGAGTCACTTAATGCCAACGACGATAACGCTAATGCCTTTGTGCCAACCACCACTTCTTCTACGACGACGTCGCTCCCTGAGACGATAGACGGGACTGGCATTCTCACTCAAGCCACTGCTGTATCAGCCGGGCAGCAGGATCCATCTTACATCCAGCAGAACCACACGGCTGGTGGTGAACCGATGGTGCAGCTCTTAACAGCGCAGACGGCGGATGGAGCGGCACAGACACTACAAAGCGTGCAGCTGTTGAATGCTGGTACGTTTCTGATCCAAGCCCAAACCGTCTCTCCCACCGGCCAGATCCAGTGGCAGACCTTCCAAGTTCAAGGGGTTCAGAACCTGCAGAATCTACAGCTGCCGGCTGCTAGTGGGGTCTCATCCCCTCAAATTACCCTTGCCCCTGTGCAGACCCTTTCTCTCGGGCAAACTGGCACCACGGGCGCAGTGGGACAGATCCCGAACCTTCAGACAGTCACTGTCAATTCTGTTGGCCAGTACCAGCAAGACCAGAACGCAGAAAGCCACTCAG ATATTCAAATTAAAGAGGAGCCGGAGTCAGATGACTGGCCAAATTCCACCCTGAACACCAGTGATTTGTCACATCTGCGTGTGCGGTTGGTTGAGGAGGATAAGGAGGGGACAGGCCTGGAGGGAAAGAGACTACGTAGAGTAGCCTGCACTTGCCCCAACTGCAAAGAGGCTGGAGGAAG AGGTTCAAGTATGGGAAAGAAGAAACAACACATTTGTCATATCCCAGGGTGCGGTAAAGTATATGGTAAGACATCTCACCTCCGAGCTCACCTGCGCTGGCATTCAGGAGAAAGACCCTTCATTTGCTCGTGGAGTTACTGTGGCAAGAGATTCACCCGCAGCGATGAACTCCAGCGTCACCGCAGAACACACACGG GAGAGAAGAAGTTTGTGTGCCCAGAGTGCTCAAAACGTTTCATGCGCAGCGACCATTTGGCCAAACACATTAAAACTCACCAGAACAAAAAAGGGCTGAACTCCAACACTGGGGCAAGTCAAACTGATGCTGCTGCCTCCTCGGACACCATCATCACCGGGGGCGGTGCCACTCTCATCCTCACCAATCTACAGCAGGCTGGCACCCAGGACCTTCTTTCAAACTCTGACCTCCCGCTCCAGTTGGTCACCGTGTCTGCCAGCGAGGTCATGGAGTGA
- the LOC127959769 gene encoding transcription factor Sp3-like isoform X6, whose protein sequence is MAALDVDSSQSDFLQPASGAHDQTTDLTAIQLTGSSDRWEVLTSVGSVKDEPAVVQVPSGGLLGSNGQYVVPLQTMTGQTQPVFVTAGVDGTGANGVQYQVIPQLQGTDGASLSYAAPTADGSTLGTDITILPDGTQGIATATNANDLQGLLSQSGHMQQIPTISLAGSGFGAQGQVVANVGLPGNITLVPINSLSNVDLESLGLAGAQTIATSITADGQLIMTGPTTSTSENQGDSKCTESLNANDDNANAFVPTTTSSTTTSLPETIDGTGILTQATAVSAGQQDPSYIQQNHTAGGEPMVQLLTAQTADGAAQTLQSVQLLNAGTFLIQAQTVSPTGQIQWQTFQVQGVQNLQNLQLPAASGVSSPQITLAPVQTLSLGQTGTTGAVGQIPNLQTVTVNSVGQYQQDQNAESHSDIQIKEEPESDDWPNSTLNTSDLSHLRVRLVEEDKEGTGLEGKRLRRVACTCPNCKEAGGRGSSMGKKKQHICHIPGCGKVYGKTSHLRAHLRWHSGERPFICSWSYCGKRFTRSDELQRHRRTHTGEKKFVCPECSKRFMRSDHLAKHIKTHQNKKGLNSNTGASQTDAAASSDTIITGGGATLILTNLQQAGTQDLLSNSDLPLQLVTVSASEVME, encoded by the exons ATGGCTGCCTTGGACGTGGACAGCAGTCAGAGCGACTTTCTGCAGCCGGCCAGCGGCGCTCATGACCAG ACCACAGACCTCACGGCCATCCAGTTGACTGGCTCCTCTGATCGCTGGGAGGTTCTCACGTCTGTGGGCTCAGTGAAAGACGAGCCAGCAGTAGTGCAGGTACCCAGCGGAGGACTTCTGGGCAGCAACGGGCAGTATGTGGTGCCACTACAGACTATGACAGGGCAGACCCAGCCCGTTTTTGTAACTGCGGGGGTAGATGGCACTGGTGCCAATGGGGTGCAGTATCAGGTCATCCCTCAGCTGCAGGGGACAGATGGGGCATCACTAAGCTATGCTGCACCCACTGCAGATGGAAGCACGCTGGGTACTGACATTACTATCCTTCCGGATGGGACGCAGGGCATTGCTACAGCAACCAATGCTAATGACCTCCAGGGCCTACTGAGTCAAAGTGGGCACATGCAGCAGATTCCCACCATCTCACTGGCTGGCTCGGGGTTTGGCGCACAGGGCCAGGTTGTTGCTAATGTAGGGCTGCCGGGCAACATCACGCTAGTGCCGATAAATAGCTTGAGTAACGTGGATCTTGAGTCTTTGGGGTTGGCTGGTGCTCAGACCATAGCTACAAGCATTACTGCGGATGGCCAGCTCATCATGACTGGTCCCACCACCTCAACAAGCGAAAACCAGGGAGACAGCAAATGCACAGAGTCACTTAATGCCAACGACGATAACGCTAATGCCTTTGTGCCAACCACCACTTCTTCTACGACGACGTCGCTCCCTGAGACGATAGACGGGACTGGCATTCTCACTCAAGCCACTGCTGTATCAGCCGGGCAGCAGGATCCATCTTACATCCAGCAGAACCACACGGCTGGTGGTGAACCGATGGTGCAGCTCTTAACAGCGCAGACGGCGGATGGAGCGGCACAGACACTACAAAGCGTGCAGCTGTTGAATGCTGGTACGTTTCTGATCCAAGCCCAAACCGTCTCTCCCACCGGCCAGATCCAGTGGCAGACCTTCCAAGTTCAAGGGGTTCAGAACCTGCAGAATCTACAGCTGCCGGCTGCTAGTGGGGTCTCATCCCCTCAAATTACCCTTGCCCCTGTGCAGACCCTTTCTCTCGGGCAAACTGGCACCACGGGCGCAGTGGGACAGATCCCGAACCTTCAGACAGTCACTGTCAATTCTGTTGGCCAGTACCAGCAAGACCAGAACGCAGAAAGCCACTCAG ATATTCAAATTAAAGAGGAGCCGGAGTCAGATGACTGGCCAAATTCCACCCTGAACACCAGTGATTTGTCACATCTGCGTGTGCGGTTGGTTGAGGAGGATAAGGAGGGGACAGGCCTGGAGGGAAAGAGACTACGTAGAGTAGCCTGCACTTGCCCCAACTGCAAAGAGGCTGGAGGAAG AGGTTCAAGTATGGGAAAGAAGAAACAACACATTTGTCATATCCCAGGGTGCGGTAAAGTATATGGTAAGACATCTCACCTCCGAGCTCACCTGCGCTGGCATTCAGGAGAAAGACCCTTCATTTGCTCGTGGAGTTACTGTGGCAAGAGATTCACCCGCAGCGATGAACTCCAGCGTCACCGCAGAACACACACGG GAGAGAAGAAGTTTGTGTGCCCAGAGTGCTCAAAACGTTTCATGCGCAGCGACCATTTGGCCAAACACATTAAAACTCACCAGAACAAAAAAGGGCTGAACTCCAACACTGGGGCAAGTCAAACTGATGCTGCTGCCTCCTCGGACACCATCATCACCGGGGGCGGTGCCACTCTCATCCTCACCAATCTACAGCAGGCTGGCACCCAGGACCTTCTTTCAAACTCTGACCTCCCGCTCCAGTTGGTCACCGTGTCTGCCAGCGAGGTCATGGAGTGA